The window AAGTAGTGGTCCTCAACCTGAGGAGTTAAAAAGACATGTACAGGCAATATCACAGGCCAATTAAGTCAGATTATAGAGGTAGGACCCAGGCCTCAGTACCTTTTAAAGATTCCCCAGGAGATTCCAAGGTGCAGCAGCCAAGATTGAGATCTGGTGCTGTCTAGACTGAGCCTATCTTGTTTGAGAAATACGTTCAGAAGTTTAAAACAGACCTGTCTTCCTCCTGCCCCCTATCCTCCAGCCTGGTGAGATTGAAGTCTTTGACATGACGTGAGATGTAAAATTAATCCTTTTTATCCTGTTGTGTGAACTCTACATGTGAAATTTCTCACCTTCAAATAGGAGTGAGGGCTGGGTCTCTTCCCTTCCTTGTCTTAGGTCTTACATGTTCTGCCTGGGTCCATTTCAAGTTGTAACAGAGTAGACTCAAACTATAGACATTAACCTATAGTTtcaggtttctaggaatttgccttTCATGGTATAGAAACCTTAGCTATGCTGAGTATTGCCAGAATTAGTGGTTTTCTGCGTATAGATAACAAGCAACCTTTTCTAATACACGTGCCTTCATATAGTGACTATAAAAGACTTCTGATCCTGTTGTCTCGTGTAGGATAATAGCATCTCAGAGTTGGGTGTGAGGAGTAGTTTGATGGTTAAACCATCTGTGCAAGGGCTTCAAGGGGAATAgttgaagaaggaaataaaaatcacctgtaGTCACAACAACTAGAGGAAATCATTGTTTATGGTTTGCTATATCCtgtcacatacacaaaaaaaattaGCCAGGGGATAATGTGTCAACCTGCTggtttcttgtggtttttttttttgttttgttttgttttgtttaagctGGAGGAGGAATACTAGCTGATGGAAATAATTGGGTTGGGTGGGGAGAAGTGCTTTAAGAGGACTTCCTGGAAGTCAGGAGACCTGAATTCTGGCTCTGGATCCACCACTAAGTGGGTGTAGGGAATATCCCAATGTTTCTTGAGCTTCAATTCCCACTTGTGTAAAATGAGAGTCGGAAGTAGATGCTATCCGAACTTTCTGATCATTCTGGGTACAAACAAGCTTCCCAAGGAGAAGGAGTTTGGGAAATGTATATAGGGGGGCGGGGCCCAGTTGCGTTCACACTGCCCACGTTCTGTAATCCCCCTCTTCAATATCCAACTCCTCTTGCGTGGTCTCCTGTTGGTCATCCTGCACCTCACGGCCACGCAAGCAACTTCCCTCACAGCCCTAGGAGCCTACCCTATTAGATGGGGCCATAGGGTTTGTGTCGCAGGAGTCTTTGACACGTCACAATGCGCAGGGGAGCCCCTACCTAGGGCCCTCAATTCCCACCAGAAAGGCCCTCGGAGGCTGTAGTGGTTGGGATGTCGCGCGTGTGCGAGTGTCCTCTGCGGCTGGAAAAGGGCTTCATCTTGGATGGTGTGGCCGTGAGCACCATGGCCCGCACCTATGAGCGCCTGAGGCCCAAGGTCTGGTCGGCGATTCCGCCCTACAACGCTCAGCAGGACTACCACGCCCGCCGATACTTCCGGAGCCGCGTGGTTCCGCCAGTGCTGCGCCGGACTGAACAGGTTATTTATAAGAGTGCCCCGGAAGATCCCACTGTCTGCCCCCACAGAGCTCGACCCTGTGGCGGGGCGTTTTACCCCTCGGGCGGGCCCTCCCACCCCCTCGGTTTTCTTACTGAACCCCCGGAACTGGCGCAGGCGGATGACAGGTATTGAGTTCACTGGGCTCACAAAATCACTTTCCATCCCTGAATTTGAGAATGTTCCCATTTTGGGTTTCTGCAAGCCTTAGCGAACGGGCCTGGAACCTGGCCTCTCCCAAACAGATCGGTGTCATTGTCCCTTTTGACGTCATGGACCCGACCTTGGGGTGATCTCGCACCACAGATTCTCTAAGCGCGCGAAAATCCTTGTGACCTCAGCGAACACCTGCCAGGCGGGGCGCCCTCCATCGGTGACGTCATAGTTGCCGAGGAGCCCCCTCGATGGGACTTTCTGTgagcaggcaggaaggaagcttCCCGAACCTCTGCTACCTCACTCTCCCCAGCCCTTTCCCCTCGTGGATGTTGCCCCTTCTCAGCAGAGTCCTACCCGGGATCAAAGATCCTGACGCTATTTGCTGATGGCTTCAACACCTTTGCCTCCAATATTTCTGTCTCCATATGTCACAGTGGTATGGGTAGGGGAGAGGAGGGCTTAGCGGGGGTTATTCTGGGAACAAATcttgggttttttgtgtgtgatctCAGTGTTTGTGTCTGCGTGTCTGCGTGTATATCGCATGCATATGGACACATCTGTATGTGGCATGCTTGAGAGTGTACGTGTAATTACTCATGTGATTTTTATGACAGAACCAGAGTCtaggaggaaaaaggagaaaaacttgAGTACTTAAAAGCTTGAAAATAATATGGTGtgcacactttttaaattttccatttgtaaGTACTTAACCATCACAACTGTTTGTAGTAGGTATTACTTCATTTGCATAGAGATAATGGgggtttggggctcctgggtggctcagtgggttaagcctctgactttggctcaggctcaggtcatgatctcacagttcgtgggttcaagccccactttgggctttgtgctgacagcttagagcctggagcctgcttcagattctgtttacctctctctctgcccctcccctgctcgcatgtgctctctctctccctctccctctctctcagaaataaataaacattaaaaaaaaaaaaagataatggggatttttgtttatttttttgttttgtttttaagtaaaccctgccctcaatgtggggcttgaacttacacaCCCAACATCAAGAAtggcatgctctacagactgagccagccaggcttccccaaataatgtatgtttgtttgtttatattttgagagagaagtgtgcaagtgagcgaggggcagagagagagagggggagtggggctcacagaagtggggctcacccgaagcagagcttgagctcacccgatgtgggacttgaactcacaaaccgtgagatcatgacctgagctaaaatcagatgcttaacaactaaGCCACCAAGTTGCCCtaataatgcatatttttaaagtaaattaagtAACTTTTACTATGCCAGGCCCTTTGTTGGAACTATCTCACTTAAATCTCTCAGCAACCCTCCTTAAAGCCAGGAGGAAATTGAGGTCCAGAAAAGCTGTGTCAttggcccagggtcacacagcttgttagtggcagagctggactGGAACCAGTCTGTCTGGCAACAGACAGCCCTTAACTGCCCAGCTATGCTGCCTCTCCCTGAGAGATAATAGgtcaatacatatatttatatttaatctgtCTGGCCCAGTTACCCCTGGCTTtgacctcttctctctccccgAAATAAGCCCAAAGGGAGTTTGCGTGTGCACCTCTCAGCATGGTGGCTGACAGTCTTTGTTTTCTCCCTCACTTTCAGGATCTCGGGGGCACAGGCAGGGATGGCTGGATAGTGGATTATTTCCACATCTTCGGGCAAGGACAGAGATACCTGAACCGGAGAAACTGGGCAGGGGCAGGCAAGTGCCACCTGGCTTTCCAGCCTCACCATGGACCCACTTGGAAGAGTGATGTG of the Neofelis nebulosa isolate mNeoNeb1 chromosome 16, mNeoNeb1.pri, whole genome shotgun sequence genome contains:
- the SPMAP1 gene encoding uncharacterized protein C17orf98 homolog, whose protein sequence is MSRVCECPLRLEKGFILDGVAVSTMARTYERLRPKVWSAIPPYNAQQDYHARRYFRSRVVPPVLRRTEQDLGGTGRDGWIVDYFHIFGQGQRYLNRRNWAGAGHSLQQVTGHDNYNADLKMINGFNGRYGYRRNTPDLRQRPSVFGEVTRFPLF